Within Crassostrea angulata isolate pt1a10 chromosome 2, ASM2561291v2, whole genome shotgun sequence, the genomic segment ACTTCCACAACAGTTGGAAAAGAGCTGAAAAATGGGAGTAAAACTAttagttttgtgttttatcgtCAGCGTAagtaactgattttttttaaattagaatataaatataaattatgtttttatattttaaaataaactgaattgaCTTTAAAACCAGGATTAGATATCGGTTTTTCTGGTTTGCaacttttgatatttactttCTGTTTAACGTTTAACTACATTATGACTTTTAAGAGTTCATTATATTCAATGCAATGATTTTAAGTGAAAACTTGGAATAcgttcaaaaaatgtttaaaaatattatcaagCTAGAATATAATTGTAACAAGAGatatttgtgaaacacttatgccccatCCCTTGGAAACAACCACGAATAAAATGAactaaaactgcaaataattgaaaGTTTTCTAGGTCAAAAGGGCCTAACTTTGTCGAAAATTGTTCGAATGTATCCTAAATCGAAATTAATCTAGATAATAATATGATAAATCTGtgtaccaaatttcattttcaatacgTGCAATCTCGAAAATAAACGGAAACTGCCAATGAGAGGAATTTAACTAAGTCCAAgtgggcataactctgtcgaaaaatACTTGATCGTCCCCAATTTTGCAAAACCTAGATGTTATCataataaatctgtataccaaatttcatttcaattcgtACAACCTCTGCAAacaaaatgaacggaaactgcaaataagtgGAATTTTACtgagtccaaggggcataactctgttgaaaattgctcggTCGTACCCAAAATCGaatttgacctagatattatgataaatatgcatcctaaattttatttaattacagtcagacggacagcagcaaagcaaagCAAAAGGCCCTCCTTTCTTCGAAGCGGGGCATAAATATCGACGccagtattttaccctcgatatctcgaatactggGATATCTCGAAGTTATTAAACAGTTCTATCTAGTTGGAGTTAACAAAGATTGACTATTTTTTTTCAGGCCTGCGCTGTTCGACgacctcctcctcctcctcctcctccagGACCACCAATGCCATTTGTGTGTCCGGCGTCTAAAATAATCACTACGTGCGATTGTAGACCTGAGTTAAACCGCTGTAACGTCGACAGTGACTGTCCAGGCGGTAAGTTCTGTTTAGACGTTTATATATTCCGTTGTAggaaaagataaacaaaatatttctaatctTTATCACTTCTCATCAATtaaatcttatttaaaaaaaaaaaagatcattaaTAATCTGCTGTTGGTCGACAATTTTAAGGTAAACTTCCAACACTTTATTTCTGAACGTTACAACTGTTGACATCAGAAAATCGATACGTTTGACGAAGAAACAATTGGTGATTTACATTTCCTCACTGTATGTCACCGTTCGTATAGATGATTTGCTTTAAACATGCATGCatcatctttttctttattagagAGGCTGGGTAGTCAACATTTAAACCATCATTTCTAATTAAATGTTTAGAAACTGTTTTTCAATCTATAACCGTTTATTATGTAAAGAAACATTCCGATGGTTTagctttaaaatatgaaaacttttatatctatatatgtaGCTCTTCTTTTAAGGCAGATTTAATTATTCTACAAATGATCACGACCATAAAGAAGTCTTAATTAAGAGTAGGGTAAGTTTACAAACTCGCAAACATGCATTTTAGGACAAAAGTGCTGTGACCAGGGGTGTGGGTGTCGACGGAGGTGTGTGAACCCAGTCCTTAAACCAGGCAGACCAGGTAAATTTTATCACTAAATAGCTACACTACAGCCCATAGACCAGGTAAATGCTATCACTAAATAACTACACAACAGTCCATTAACCAGGCATAAGATATAACTATAGAACTACAAATCAGCCCTAAAACCAAGAAAACCAGGTAAATGTTATTATTAAATCAAGTATTTTTGATTTCTTTGGgcccttttttcattttttgtcatGTCACAAAAATAGTGGGGACTTATTTTTACacctattacatgtaatggttaAATACAATCCTTACATGGTACAAATGTGTTACATAttcatttcagtttattttcggtatgataagattaaaaatatgcttaaaCCATTGACTATGttgcaacaaaaaatgaatcCTGAAAATCTGTATAacatatgtaaaattaaataaaatctaatgatgACATACATGTTCATGTTTGATTTCAGTAAGACTTtaaatttatacttttaaacCGAAACTTTATCAAATCCTTCGAATGTCAAATCGAGTTCTGTATCACCAGATACGAATTTAAAGCATATAAATCCATTTTATAAGAGAAAAATGTCATAACGTACGACCTACAAAACACACATAATAAAAACTATAGATTCCTTGTTTTCTGTTATAGTATTAATGATCCTAGATTATAAAGgtttcttttttgatttttatcttgaaggaataaaaatgaattcttGTTCTTAccacaaaaaaataaagacaaatCAACATCATTTTGACTTAAATTAGCAATTAATATTGAaaccaaaatgtttttagaatttaaGTTTAAGAATTGTTCTTGACATTTTAACTTATCAATTTCATAtccatatatttaataaaaatgaatccTTTGTTCATATGTTTTCTGCATAATATTTGTTTCAGGAAAACCCAACACGTGTTACGAACCAAAAGAGGTAGGACTCTGTAGAGCAGCAATCCGAAGATGGTGGTACAACGAACAAACCAAACAATGCGAAACCTTTAACTACGGTGGATCTGGGGGAAATGGAAACAACTATAAGACAAAAAGACAATGCGAACAGCGCTGCAAAACGAGTCAGTAGTTGtaggacattttttatatatatatattttttacttatatCACTGTCAAAGCACATATAAACACAAATTAAGTACTTAATTACAGCTTTCAGTATTTTGTTCTAAACAGAATATAGTAGAAGAAAAAGTATGTAAACCAAAAGGCatgcctatatatatatatatatatatatatatatatatatatatatatatatatatataattgaataatatttCATAAGCTTGTGGAACATTATCGTATATATACGTAAAATGAGATTAGGGTTTATGAAGAGGATAGACAAAGAAAGTTAGATGAGTAAATGGGAGTGTGGGAAGGGGACTGTAAGACATTCTTATATTTACCAGATTTAAATTGAACTTGATTTGCTACTATCgcaaaatattaaacaagatACTAGTAAGCAAATGAAACTAGTTATACCTTCGATCTGATGCGAGTGGGTCTAAGTTTAAAGTGAAGTTGACATcgaattttttattcttataaaTCCCACCATTTTTACtgcagaaattaaaaaacagaaataatCTTACCATATTGTTCATATAAACAACGAGTGTATTAAAAACTCAtgcattgtaatttttattttaggaaaacACGACAGAAAACTGTTACGGACAGGCAGGTacaaaagtattaaaaaaagtatatcTCTTCTcctttggaggggggggggtataacaGCGTTGTTATTTCTGTTGTCCGGTATGGATTAATTCATCTCAgcatagttaaaaaaaacccaagtgAAATGAATTCATAGGAGCTAAATTTACTTAATTAAATCTGTAGCGTACTTCAATGGAATCTTTATACAATGAGTAATgacttattttgtttatttcagatCCAGGAAAAAAGCATGGAGGTAAACCACATTGAGGACATGACATTACGTTggaataatttttgtttaaagttaTGTCCTATCAAGGTgtattaaatatcaaaagaaatacaTAATCATTATGATGTCTGTTTGTTTAATATTATGACAGAAACATATGCTTTCATGTAGTGAGGCAAAATATCTAAGGAGTGGATCttacttctttaaaaatgaaaaactcaTTTATTGTCGATTTGTCTTTATTAATTTGGTATTAGATGAATGGATTATTTACAACTCTTTCATGTACCACATATCACTAAATCATATCATACAAAGaagcattgatttatatcatgataatattatttacacaaatattttgtaataatagatgcatcgttttatgtttgtttaaatccgctgatattttcaaCGTCAACTTTAACAGTGCTGCGTTGTGAAGCTTCGGAATCCAGTACAAGTAGTGTTAGTGGATTGTAATATGTATAACACTCAAGGACGGAATATTATTAGAGCTATTATCttgcaattaaattttaaaaattatgctATCAAATCAGtgcatatataaatttattgataagTTTGTATATTTTATCTATACTTTTTATATATCTATGATACTATACATACAATTTTCATGAATATAGATCATCAtgattttagaagtatgaaccctttaaactCCGAGATAaaaagaactgcgaacgctaacgcccgtttcccgcctacatttcacatccaaatatttcggaatttctgtcagatatttaaaaaaactaagttttctactaaaaagtataatcaaatccttatcaatttatatcaaaataaaatttttaatcaaataatttatttttaaacaaaagttttgctaacgccgggtctaaaaaaaattcattgaaatcggtctctatgCGTGAGGAAAATACTATTAAGCGGCCAATATGTGcagaaaaacttaataataacatatttacgatatatattaaaacacaatttcactttaattcatatctgttaattagttttcgaaaatttacaaaacaaaaattttgttttgaatgtatttcagtctgtagacatatgtttccccccccccccccccccccgtgaaacaagaAAGCCTTTGGTAAtaatatgctaaataacaataattaaaaccccttaaaaggaatttttgtaTCACGGGGgggaaagatgttttaaaatcatttccgTTTTCagtt encodes:
- the LOC128174917 gene encoding BPTI/Kunitz domain-containing protein-like isoform X1 is translated as MGVKLLVLCFIVSACAVRRPPPPPPPPGPPMPFVCPASKIITTCDCRPELNRCNVDSDCPGGQKCCDQGCGCRRRCVNPVLKPGRPGKPNTCYEPKEVGLCRAAIRRWWYNEQTKQCETFNYGGSGGNGNNYKTKRQCEQRCKTRKHDRKLLRTGRSRKKAWRPALFDDLLLLLLLLQDHQCHLCVRRLK